One Primulina huaijiensis isolate GDHJ02 chromosome 5, ASM1229523v2, whole genome shotgun sequence DNA segment encodes these proteins:
- the LOC140976800 gene encoding transcription termination factor MTERF9, chloroplastic isoform X1 encodes MAVIPFSLNYSKIPSCSHSVAVHIFAASLLNSGADPLPNSRTNKRVNSKDCCSKTRVASSHSNPKILKTSRRSRYGQPLSPYDDEDDGGGGSGFDRNGEDDSFSDDEFGEVNISEADRRRLKLRSVTDTRQGNSGRHVDEDLVVQSSPSRTNGRGRSTAKNILDNVNKIDKSSSLHTSNNLAGIGYSKDAGSSAKGKFLHLLEELDLDERYFPLLDYLSTFGLKESHFIQMYERHMSSLQINVESAEERLEYLLNVGVKHRDIKKIILRQPQILQYTVENILKPRVAFLNSLGIPESRIGQIITATPSLLSYSVENSLKPTVKYLLEEIGIQEGELSKVVQLSPQILVQRIDVSWNSRLSFLMKELGAPRQSIVKMVTKHPQILHYSIKDGLLPRINFLRSIGMHNSDILKVLTSLTQVFSLSLEGNLKPKYMYLINELRNEVRSLTKYPMYLSLSLDQRIRPRHRFLVSLKKAPKGPFPLSSFVPTDECFCQQWAGTSIDEYLDFRQRLLLKDFAKKYQRQ; translated from the exons ATGGCTGTTATCCCCTTCTCACTGAACTATTCAAAAATCCCCTCTTGCTCCCATTCCGTGGCCGTTCACATTTTTGCCGCGTCTTTGCTGAATTCTGGTGCAGACCCATTGCCGAATTCGAGGACTAACAAGAGAGTGAACAGTAAAGATTGCTGTAGTAAAACGCGTGTTGCGTCATCGCATTCCAATCCCAAGATTTTGAAGACCAGTAGACGGTCCAGGTACGGCCAACCGTTGTCTCCGTACGATGATGAAGACGACGGTGGAGGCGGCAGTGGCTTCGATAGGAATGGTGAAGATGATTCGTTTTCCGAT GATGAATTTGGAGAAGTTAATATTTCTGAAGCAGATAGGCGACGGTTAAAGTTAAGAAGTGTAACTGACACTAGACAAG GCAACAGCGGGCGGCATGTAGATGAAGATTTGGTTGTGCAATCATCGCCCTCTAGAACTAACGGGCGGGGCAGATCAACTGCAAAGAATATCCTGGACAATGTTAATAAGATAGACAAAAGCAGTTCTTTGCATACTTCTAATAACTTGGCTGGTATCGGTTACTCAAAG GATGCAGGGAGCTCTGCTAAGGGCAAATTTCTCCATTTGTTAGAAGAACTAGACTTGGACGAAAGATATTTTCCACTTCTTGATTATTTAAGCACTTTTGGGCTCAAAGAATCTCACTTTATCCAAATGTATGAGAGGCATATGTCATCCCTCCAGATAAATGTTGaatcagcggaggagagattagAATATTTGTTGAATGTTGGTGTTAAACACAGAGatatcaagaaaatcattttaagaCAACCACAAATTCTGCAGTACACTGTGGAAAACATTTTGAAGCCTCGTGTTGCTTTTCTGAATAGCTTGGGCATCCCAGAATCTAGAATAGGTCAGATCATTACTGCCACACCATCACTTTTATCTTACAGTGTAGAAAATTCATTAAAACCGACAGTGAAGTACTTACTAGAGGAGATAGGAATCCAAGAGGGTGAATTAAGTAAAGTTGTGCAGTTAAGTCCCCAAATCCTGGTTCAGCGGATAGATGTTTCATGGAATAGCCGTCTCAGTTTTCTAATGAAGGAGTTGGGAGCACCCAGACAGAGTATAGTCAAGATGGTCACTAAACATCCTCAAATCCTTCACTACAGCATTAAAGATGGTTTACTCCCCAGAATCAATTTCTTGAGAAGTATTGGTATGCACAATTCAGACATTTTGAAAGTGTTGACCAGTCTTACACAG GTTTTCTCTCTGTCATTGGAAGGAAATCTGAAACCTAAATATATGTACTTGATCAATGAACTTCGAAACGAGGTCCGATCTCTGACCAAATATCCAATGTATCTTAGTTTGTCTTTGGACCAAAGAATCAGACCCCGCCATCGATTTTTGGTCTCGTTGAAGAAAGCTCCGAAAGGGCCATTTCCTTTGAGTTCATTTGTTCCAACTGATGAATGCTTTTGCCAGCAGTGGGCGGGGACTAGCATAGATGAATATCTAGATTTTCGCCAGAGATTACTGCTCAAAGATTTTGCTAAGAAATATCAAAGGCAATAG
- the LOC140976800 gene encoding transcription termination factor MTERF9, chloroplastic isoform X2 → MAVIPFSLNYSKIPSCSHSVAVHIFAASLLNSGADPLPNSRTNKRVNSKDCCSKTRVASSHSNPKILKTSRRSRYGQPLSPYDDEDDGGGGSGFDRNGEDDSFSDDEFGEVNISEADRRRLKLRSVTDTRQGNSGRHVDEDLVVQSSPSRTNGRGRSTAKNILDNVNKIDKSSSLHTSNNLAGIGYSKDAGSSAKGKFLHLLEELDLDERYFPLLDYLSTFGLKESHFIQMYERHMSSLQINVESAEERLEYLLNVGVKHRDIKKIILRQPQILQYTVENILKPRVAFLNSLGIPESRIGQIITATPSLLSYSVENSLKPTVKYLLEEIGIQEGELSKVVQLSPQILVQRIDVSWNSRLSFLMKELGAPRQSIVKMVTKHPQILHYSIKDGLLPRINFLRSIGMHNSDILKVLTSLTQFVFGPKNQTPPSIFGLVEESSERAISFEFICSN, encoded by the exons ATGGCTGTTATCCCCTTCTCACTGAACTATTCAAAAATCCCCTCTTGCTCCCATTCCGTGGCCGTTCACATTTTTGCCGCGTCTTTGCTGAATTCTGGTGCAGACCCATTGCCGAATTCGAGGACTAACAAGAGAGTGAACAGTAAAGATTGCTGTAGTAAAACGCGTGTTGCGTCATCGCATTCCAATCCCAAGATTTTGAAGACCAGTAGACGGTCCAGGTACGGCCAACCGTTGTCTCCGTACGATGATGAAGACGACGGTGGAGGCGGCAGTGGCTTCGATAGGAATGGTGAAGATGATTCGTTTTCCGAT GATGAATTTGGAGAAGTTAATATTTCTGAAGCAGATAGGCGACGGTTAAAGTTAAGAAGTGTAACTGACACTAGACAAG GCAACAGCGGGCGGCATGTAGATGAAGATTTGGTTGTGCAATCATCGCCCTCTAGAACTAACGGGCGGGGCAGATCAACTGCAAAGAATATCCTGGACAATGTTAATAAGATAGACAAAAGCAGTTCTTTGCATACTTCTAATAACTTGGCTGGTATCGGTTACTCAAAG GATGCAGGGAGCTCTGCTAAGGGCAAATTTCTCCATTTGTTAGAAGAACTAGACTTGGACGAAAGATATTTTCCACTTCTTGATTATTTAAGCACTTTTGGGCTCAAAGAATCTCACTTTATCCAAATGTATGAGAGGCATATGTCATCCCTCCAGATAAATGTTGaatcagcggaggagagattagAATATTTGTTGAATGTTGGTGTTAAACACAGAGatatcaagaaaatcattttaagaCAACCACAAATTCTGCAGTACACTGTGGAAAACATTTTGAAGCCTCGTGTTGCTTTTCTGAATAGCTTGGGCATCCCAGAATCTAGAATAGGTCAGATCATTACTGCCACACCATCACTTTTATCTTACAGTGTAGAAAATTCATTAAAACCGACAGTGAAGTACTTACTAGAGGAGATAGGAATCCAAGAGGGTGAATTAAGTAAAGTTGTGCAGTTAAGTCCCCAAATCCTGGTTCAGCGGATAGATGTTTCATGGAATAGCCGTCTCAGTTTTCTAATGAAGGAGTTGGGAGCACCCAGACAGAGTATAGTCAAGATGGTCACTAAACATCCTCAAATCCTTCACTACAGCATTAAAGATGGTTTACTCCCCAGAATCAATTTCTTGAGAAGTATTGGTATGCACAATTCAGACATTTTGAAAGTGTTGACCAGTCTTACACAG TTTGTCTTTGGACCAAAGAATCAGACCCCGCCATCGATTTTTGGTCTCGTTGAAGAAAGCTCCGAAAGGGCCATTTCCTTTGAGTTCATTTGTTCCAACTGA